A window from SAR202 cluster bacterium encodes these proteins:
- a CDS encoding thiamine pyrophosphate-requiring protein: MGRDNAARRSIMKGVDAIAQILKKEGVDFIGCIPYNTLEEAAAKAGVRPMLFRQERVGINTADGFSRVTNGRRIGVFTMQAGPGAENGFPGVAQAYSDSTPILILPAGANRDRSGVRPTFSPTRSYRDVTKWADTINMPQRIPEMMRRAFSQLRSGRPSPVLVEMPTDVMRADVDDTTVSAYKPVSPHRAAGDPGDVKAAASALLKAKRPVIHAGQGVLYSEAWKELRELAELLQAPVMSTLGAKGVFPEDHPLALGAGGASTTAPVMRFLQNADLVFGIGCSFTRTHFGVDVPPGKTIVHCTNDESDINKDYNPDYAVIGDARLVLRQVIDEVKAQAGSNVPREAPEVAREVKAVKDAWLGEWMPKLTSDETPINPYRVIWEMMRALDRRKAIVTHDSGSPRDHMSPFFETLTPRGFLGWGKSTQLGYSLGLALGAKLAAPDKLCINVLGDFAFGMVGLDMETAVRERIPVLTIVLNNSGMGIYQPERFAVSHKLYNIKRLTGRYDMVAQAMGAWNERVERPEDIAPALRRAQKVTEAGQPALLEIITREEHSFSFKDR, translated from the coding sequence ATGGGTAGAGATAACGCCGCGCGGAGGAGCATCATGAAAGGTGTGGACGCCATCGCCCAGATTCTTAAGAAGGAGGGCGTGGACTTCATCGGCTGCATACCCTACAACACCCTGGAGGAGGCCGCGGCCAAGGCTGGCGTCCGCCCGATGCTCTTTCGACAGGAGCGTGTGGGCATCAACACAGCCGACGGCTTCAGCCGCGTCACCAACGGGCGGCGCATCGGCGTTTTCACCATGCAGGCCGGCCCAGGGGCCGAGAACGGTTTCCCCGGCGTGGCCCAGGCCTATTCGGACTCCACTCCCATCCTCATTCTCCCCGCCGGCGCTAATCGAGACCGCAGCGGCGTCCGGCCCACCTTCAGCCCCACTCGAAGCTATCGAGACGTGACCAAGTGGGCCGACACCATTAATATGCCCCAGCGTATTCCCGAGATGATGCGACGCGCCTTCAGCCAGCTCCGCAGCGGCCGCCCCAGCCCCGTGCTGGTCGAGATGCCCACCGATGTCATGCGCGCCGACGTCGACGATACCACGGTTAGCGCCTACAAGCCCGTGTCGCCCCATCGCGCCGCCGGCGACCCCGGGGACGTAAAGGCTGCGGCCTCGGCGCTTCTCAAGGCTAAACGCCCCGTCATCCATGCCGGACAGGGAGTCCTTTATTCCGAGGCCTGGAAGGAGCTGCGAGAGCTGGCCGAGCTTCTTCAAGCCCCCGTTATGTCCACCCTCGGCGCCAAGGGTGTTTTCCCCGAAGACCACCCCCTGGCCCTGGGCGCGGGCGGCGCTTCCACCACCGCCCCCGTCATGAGATTCCTCCAAAACGCCGACCTGGTCTTCGGCATCGGATGCAGCTTCACCCGCACTCACTTCGGCGTGGACGTTCCGCCCGGCAAGACCATTGTCCACTGCACCAACGACGAGTCGGACATAAACAAGGACTACAACCCCGACTACGCCGTCATCGGCGACGCCAGGCTGGTGCTGCGCCAGGTCATCGACGAGGTCAAAGCCCAGGCCGGCTCCAACGTCCCCAGGGAGGCCCCGGAGGTGGCCCGCGAGGTCAAGGCGGTAAAGGACGCCTGGCTGGGCGAATGGATGCCCAAGCTCACCTCCGACGAGACGCCTATCAATCCGTATCGCGTTATCTGGGAGATGATGCGCGCACTGGACCGCCGCAAGGCCATCGTCACCCACGACTCCGGCAGCCCCCGGGACCACATGTCCCCCTTCTTCGAGACCTTGACCCCTCGAGGCTTCCTCGGCTGGGGCAAGTCTACCCAACTTGGCTACAGCCTCGGCCTCGCCCTGGGAGCCAAGCTGGCGGCCCCCGATAAGCTGTGCATCAACGTCCTCGGCGACTTCGCCTTCGGCATGGTGGGGCTGGACATGGAGACGGCGGTGCGGGAGCGCATACCCGTCCTCACCATCGTTCTCAACAACTCCGGCATGGGCATCTACCAGCCAGAGCGCTTCGCGGTGTCCCACAAGCTGTACAACATCAAGCGCCTCACCGGCCGCTACGACATGGTGGCCCAGGCTATGGGCGCCTGGAACGAGCGCGTCGAGAGGCCGGAGGACATCGCCCCTGCCCTGCGCCGCGCCCAAAAAGTCACCGAGGCCGGCCAGCCCGCCCTGCTGGAGATCATCACGCGGGAGGAACACAGCTTCTCCTTTAAGGACCGATAG
- the rpsI gene encoding 30S ribosomal protein S9 — MVQDNKKQEYFYGTGKRKTSIAKVRLYPGQGDSIRINDKPMEEFFGFVTWQRIVRLPLEVTNNQGKFHVVAKVIGGGVSSQSQAIRHGIARALAVYDATLKPALRQHGLLTRDARIKESKKYGLKRARRAPQYTKR, encoded by the coding sequence TTGGTCCAGGATAATAAGAAGCAAGAGTATTTTTACGGCACCGGCAAGCGCAAGACGTCCATAGCCAAGGTGCGGCTGTATCCGGGACAGGGTGACTCCATTCGCATCAATGACAAGCCTATGGAGGAGTTTTTTGGCTTCGTGACATGGCAGAGAATCGTCCGGCTGCCCCTGGAAGTCACCAACAATCAGGGGAAGTTCCACGTCGTGGCCAAGGTCATCGGCGGCGGCGTGTCCTCCCAGTCCCAGGCCATCCGCCACGGCATCGCCCGCGCCCTGGCGGTCTACGACGCCACCCTCAAGCCCGCCCTGCGGCAGCACGGCCTCCTCACCCGCGATGCCAGGATTAAAGAGAGCAAGAAGTACGGCCTCAAGCGCGCCCGCCGCGCCCCTCAGTACACCAAGCGTTAG
- the rpsD gene encoding 30S ribosomal protein S4, whose translation MGRYTGPVCRQCRRVGEKLFLKGERCYTPKCAVDRRRTPPGANVSRRRRASDHSLQLREKQKLRFMYGIMEAQMENYMEKAFTRPTSTGQYLLLQLETRLDNVVYRLGFADSRRQARQLVLHGHFALKGRKTDIPSYHVKEGDVIAWQETRKKKQYVQNLVQDLPKRPVPEWLELDTANLKATVKRMPNPEELDIGINTRQIVEYYSR comes from the coding sequence TTGGGACGTTATACTGGTCCAGTCTGCAGACAGTGCCGGCGAGTAGGCGAGAAGCTCTTCCTTAAGGGCGAGCGATGCTACACGCCTAAGTGCGCCGTCGACCGGCGCCGCACACCCCCGGGCGCCAACGTCTCCCGACGCCGCCGCGCCTCCGACCACAGCCTCCAGCTTCGCGAGAAGCAGAAGCTCCGCTTTATGTACGGCATCATGGAGGCGCAGATGGAGAACTATATGGAGAAGGCCTTCACACGGCCTACCTCCACCGGCCAGTACCTGTTGCTTCAGCTTGAGACCAGGCTGGACAACGTCGTTTACCGGCTGGGCTTTGCCGACTCTCGACGCCAGGCCCGCCAGTTGGTGCTCCACGGCCATTTCGCGCTCAAGGGCCGCAAGACGGACATCCCGTCCTACCATGTCAAGGAGGGCGACGTCATTGCCTGGCAGGAGACTCGCAAGAAGAAGCAGTACGTCCAGAACCTGGTCCAGGACCTGCCCAAGCGGCCCGTTCCGGAATGGCTTGAGCTGGACACCGCCAACCTCAAGGCAACCGTGAAGCGTATGCCGAACCCTGAAGAATTGGACATCGGCATCAACACCCGACAGATAGTTGAGTACTACTCGAGGTAG
- a CDS encoding adenylate kinase yields the protein MVILLGPPGAGKGTQAKLVAEATNLRHISSGDLFRHHLSQGTPLGKKANEFMSKGFLVPDDVTINMVLEEMRKAGAASGLMLDGFPRNLTQAQRLDAALDQQGQAVDSALLMTLPVDELVKRLSGRLVCRQCKATYNSVTAPSKKPGLCDACGGQLYQRDDDKPESVRTRLKVYESETRPLVDYYRRQGKLTEVDAAGSVEDVQRRLLRTLDSFRKTQSRAPSR from the coding sequence ATCGTTATCCTGCTGGGACCTCCCGGCGCTGGCAAGGGCACTCAAGCCAAGCTGGTAGCGGAGGCCACCAACCTCCGCCATATATCGTCTGGCGACCTCTTTCGACACCACCTCTCCCAGGGGACGCCCCTGGGCAAGAAGGCCAACGAGTTCATGTCCAAAGGCTTTCTGGTCCCTGACGATGTGACCATCAATATGGTGTTGGAGGAGATGCGCAAGGCGGGGGCGGCTTCCGGCCTCATGCTGGACGGCTTCCCCAGAAACCTCACCCAGGCCCAGCGCCTGGACGCCGCGCTGGACCAGCAGGGCCAGGCCGTCGATTCTGCGCTGCTCATGACATTGCCTGTCGATGAGCTGGTAAAGCGGCTTTCGGGACGCCTGGTTTGCCGCCAGTGCAAAGCCACGTATAACTCGGTCACCGCCCCCAGCAAGAAGCCCGGCCTCTGTGACGCCTGCGGCGGCCAGCTATACCAGCGCGACGACGACAAGCCCGAGTCAGTGCGCACGCGCCTCAAAGTCTACGAGTCTGAGACCAGGCCCCTGGTGGACTACTATCGACGGCAGGGCAAGCTCACCGAGGTGGACGCCGCTGGCAGCGTGGAGGACGTGCAGCGGCGATTGCTTCGGACTCTGGACTCCTTCAGAAAAACCCAGAGCCGCGCCCCCTCAAGGTAG
- the map gene encoding type I methionyl aminopeptidase, producing MNQETKLKTASNTPPSNPGGITIKSPKEMEAIRRAGAVVAAAIAALKQAVRPGITTAELDRIAYREITRHGAKPTFKGYYGFPATICTSLNHEIVHGIPSDKVVLNEGDILKLDVGATLDGFIGDAAVSVPVGKVSKAALDLIKATEQALEEGIKASVVGARAGDIGQAVESYASSKGYQVVRQYVGHGVGRNLHEEPQIPNYGPAGRGALLKAGMALAIEPMLNVGDWRAKVLEDQWTVVTADGSLSCHFEHTLLVTEQGPEVVTRVRK from the coding sequence ATGAATCAAGAGACCAAACTAAAGACCGCGTCCAACACCCCTCCCTCCAACCCGGGTGGCATCACTATCAAGTCGCCCAAGGAGATGGAGGCTATTCGCCGCGCCGGCGCGGTGGTGGCCGCCGCCATTGCTGCCCTCAAGCAGGCGGTGCGGCCGGGCATCACTACGGCGGAGCTGGACCGTATTGCGTATCGAGAGATCACCAGGCACGGCGCCAAGCCCACCTTCAAGGGCTACTACGGCTTCCCCGCTACTATCTGCACGTCCCTCAACCATGAGATTGTCCACGGCATCCCCAGCGACAAGGTGGTGCTTAACGAAGGCGATATTCTGAAGTTGGATGTGGGGGCCACCCTGGACGGCTTTATTGGCGACGCCGCCGTGTCAGTGCCGGTGGGCAAAGTGTCCAAAGCGGCGCTGGACCTCATCAAAGCCACTGAGCAGGCCCTGGAGGAAGGCATCAAGGCGTCGGTGGTCGGCGCGCGGGCTGGCGATATCGGCCAGGCCGTCGAGTCCTATGCCTCATCCAAGGGTTATCAGGTGGTGCGGCAGTACGTCGGCCACGGCGTGGGCCGCAATCTGCACGAAGAGCCTCAGATACCCAATTACGGCCCCGCCGGCCGCGGCGCCCTGCTCAAAGCAGGCATGGCCCTGGCCATCGAGCCGATGCTTAACGTCGGCGACTGGCGGGCCAAGGTCCTGGAAGACCAGTGGACCGTGGTCACGGCTGACGGCAGCCTATCATGTCATTTTGAGCATACTCTTCTGGTCACCGAGCAGGGGCCGGAAGTGGTTACGCGAGTCCGGAAATAG
- the infA gene encoding translation initiation factor IF-1 has product MAKKEVIEVEGLVTEALPNGMFRVELPNKHMVLAHVSGKIRLNFIRVLTGDRVLVDLSPYDLSQGRITYRFK; this is encoded by the coding sequence GTGGCGAAGAAGGAAGTAATAGAGGTGGAGGGGCTCGTAACGGAAGCCTTGCCCAACGGCATGTTCCGCGTCGAGCTTCCCAATAAGCATATGGTCCTGGCCCACGTGTCGGGAAAGATACGCTTGAACTTCATCCGCGTCCTCACGGGAGACCGGGTGCTGGTGGATCTTTCCCCCTACGACCTTAGCCAGGGCAGAATAACCTATCGTTTTAAGTAG
- the rpsK gene encoding 30S ribosomal protein S11: MPRQRTRKRERKIYPNGKAYIYSTFNNTQISLTDVGGNMIAWASAGTSGFKGSRKGTAFAAQKAAENAARKAMDMGLRQVDVVIRGPGAGREAAIRSLQASGLNITSIRDMTPIPHNGCRPPKRRRV, from the coding sequence ATGCCCAGACAGCGGACTCGAAAACGCGAGAGGAAGATATACCCTAACGGCAAGGCGTATATCTATTCCACCTTCAACAACACCCAGATATCCTTGACTGATGTGGGCGGCAACATGATAGCCTGGGCCAGCGCCGGCACCAGCGGCTTCAAAGGCTCCCGCAAAGGCACCGCCTTCGCCGCCCAGAAGGCCGCCGAGAACGCCGCTCGCAAGGCTATGGACATGGGCCTGCGGCAGGTGGACGTTGTCATTCGAGGGCCCGGGGCGGGCCGGGAGGCCGCCATACGTTCCCTCCAGGCCTCCGGGCTGAACATCACCAGCATCCGCGACATGACCCCCATTCCCCACAACGGATGCCGCCCCCCCAAACGCCGAAGGGTCTAA
- the truA gene encoding tRNA pseudouridine(38-40) synthase TruA gives MAQEQRPASRLALIVEYDGGSCNGFQYQANAPSIQSEIEKAIHKFTGEEVRIRGASRTDAGVHAQGQVVDFLTNAAHPIERWVKALNFYLPWDIKVKAAYPVPAAFNARRSALSRTYRYAILNDPTPSPLLDKHTAWIKGPLDWQAMDRAAKPLIGTRDFSAFSGPLPPRRTPIRRVMKWDVWKEGRLLLIEAKGNAFLPHQILRTNGILAEVGKGRLSEDVITNMLAGSIMNRIKFSPLPSKGLTLIKVEYSNFPPEASQ, from the coding sequence ATGGCCCAGGAGCAAAGGCCAGCTTCCAGGCTGGCCCTTATTGTGGAATATGACGGCGGCAGCTGTAACGGCTTTCAATATCAGGCCAACGCGCCTTCCATACAGAGTGAGATTGAGAAAGCCATCCATAAATTCACAGGTGAGGAGGTAAGGATAAGAGGAGCCAGTCGAACGGATGCGGGGGTGCATGCCCAGGGCCAGGTGGTGGACTTTCTAACCAACGCCGCTCATCCCATCGAAAGATGGGTAAAGGCCCTGAACTTCTACCTCCCCTGGGACATCAAGGTCAAAGCCGCATACCCTGTGCCGGCGGCGTTTAACGCTAGAAGAAGCGCCCTGTCCCGCACCTACCGGTACGCCATCCTTAACGACCCGACGCCCTCGCCCCTTCTGGATAAACACACGGCCTGGATAAAAGGACCGCTGGACTGGCAGGCCATGGACCGCGCCGCCAAGCCCCTGATAGGCACCCGCGATTTCTCAGCCTTTTCAGGCCCCCTTCCTCCCAGAAGGACCCCCATACGTCGCGTCATGAAGTGGGACGTCTGGAAAGAGGGAAGGCTCCTGCTCATAGAGGCCAAAGGCAATGCCTTCCTGCCCCACCAGATTCTCAGGACCAACGGTATCCTGGCCGAGGTCGGAAAAGGCAGATTATCCGAAGACGTTATTACGAATATGCTAGCTGGTAGTATAATGAATCGAATTAAGTTCAGCCCGCTGCCCTCTAAGGGGCTGACGCTAATAAAAGTGGAATACTCAAACTTTCCGCCGGAAGCGAGTCAATAA
- a CDS encoding DNA-directed RNA polymerase subunit alpha: MLDIDSFALEAPGAEARPVTPSITVIDANETYGKFHMEPLERGYGVTIGSPLRRVLLSSIGGAAVTWVKIEDVLHEYSTVPHVKEEVMEILHNIAKVRIRPVSGRPGKMRLEVTGEGTVSAGDIATSSDFEIVNPEQHIATLDSGSARLGIEMNVEPGKGYRPASGGDGLPRGVLPLDAIFNPVRKVNFTVEKTRVGQVVDYERLIMEIWTDGTVTPSDTMKKAAEGLVNHFFLFNSLGRPGEAGAEIIKSTRNIPPEIYQTPLEKLDLPPRTLNSLKRAHLRKVGEVLEMSDDDLFRIRNFGVKSLSELNEKLKTLGFSRDSDIDAASALALGDNDNDEEESNSEE; the protein is encoded by the coding sequence ATGCTTGATATAGATAGTTTTGCGCTAGAGGCGCCGGGCGCGGAAGCCCGGCCTGTCACACCGTCCATAACCGTCATAGACGCTAACGAGACTTATGGTAAGTTCCATATGGAGCCTTTGGAGCGGGGCTACGGGGTCACCATTGGCAGTCCCCTCCGCCGCGTTCTTCTAAGCTCCATCGGCGGCGCTGCCGTCACTTGGGTCAAGATTGAGGATGTTCTCCATGAGTATTCCACTGTCCCCCACGTCAAAGAAGAGGTCATGGAGATCCTCCACAACATCGCCAAGGTGAGGATTCGCCCAGTCTCCGGGCGGCCCGGCAAGATGCGGCTGGAGGTCACCGGCGAGGGCACCGTCTCCGCCGGCGACATCGCCACGTCTTCCGATTTTGAAATCGTCAACCCCGAGCAGCACATCGCCACTCTCGACTCCGGAAGCGCCCGGCTGGGCATAGAGATGAACGTAGAGCCCGGCAAGGGCTATCGCCCCGCCAGCGGCGGCGACGGCCTCCCCCGTGGTGTGCTGCCCCTGGACGCCATCTTCAACCCGGTGCGCAAGGTCAACTTCACCGTCGAAAAGACTCGCGTCGGCCAGGTGGTGGACTACGAGCGCCTTATCATGGAGATATGGACCGACGGGACCGTCACCCCCTCCGACACCATGAAGAAGGCCGCCGAGGGCCTGGTGAACCACTTCTTCCTCTTCAATTCCCTGGGCAGGCCCGGCGAGGCTGGCGCCGAGATAATCAAGTCCACACGCAATATCCCGCCCGAAATCTATCAGACACCCCTGGAAAAGCTGGACCTTCCCCCCAGGACCCTGAACTCGCTCAAGCGTGCCCACCTGCGAAAGGTTGGCGAGGTGCTGGAGATGAGCGACGACGACCTCTTCCGCATCCGCAACTTCGGCGTCAAGTCCCTCAGCGAGCTCAACGAGAAGTTGAAGACCCTAGGCTTCAGCCGCGACAGCGACATCGACGCGGCATCCGCGCTGGCCCTGGGCGATAATGACAACGACGAAGAAGAATCTAACTCCGAGGAATAA
- a CDS encoding 50S ribosomal protein L17, with translation MVKHNVAGRKLGRPKDQRIALLRSLASSLILNERIVTTEAKAKETRSLAEKMVTFGKKGGLHQRRLALSEIPNPDVVEKVFSDLAPRYSSRSGGYTRIIKLNPRKGDAAPLAQIEFV, from the coding sequence ATGGTTAAGCATAACGTCGCAGGCAGAAAACTAGGACGGCCCAAGGACCAGCGCATTGCCCTGCTCCGGTCCCTGGCCTCCTCCCTCATCCTCAACGAGAGGATTGTCACTACGGAAGCCAAGGCCAAGGAGACCCGCTCCCTGGCTGAGAAGATGGTCACCTTCGGCAAGAAGGGAGGCCTGCACCAGCGACGCCTGGCCCTCTCGGAGATTCCCAACCCTGATGTGGTGGAGAAGGTCTTTAGCGACCTGGCGCCCCGCTACTCCAGCCGCAGCGGCGGCTATACCCGCATCATCAAACTCAACCCTCGAAAAGGAGACGCTGCCCCTCTAGCTCAGATCGAGTTCGTCTAG
- a CDS encoding phosphoglucomutase/phosphomannomutase family protein, which yields MPIKFGTDGWRAIIAEDFTFDNVARCAQGVAGYLKASGASSKGLVVGHDTRFASREFAQRVAEVLAGNGVKAMLCNGAAPTPAVSYNVLAQKAAGAAIITASHNPAIWNGFKYKPEYAGSASSEVVAELERHIEKSGRPAVMPLSEARQRGLVREIDPRPAYFQQMKRLVDLNAIKGSGLNIMVDAMHGAGGGYVSDLLSTGRVSLEEMRGQPNPAFPGMHNPEPIAHNLTGLSSAVVESKADAGIAFDGDADRLGIVDEKGQYINTLQAFALLALYLLDVKGERGAIVKSVTSSDMLVKLGDIYNVPVLETGVGFKYIGPQMMKHNALIAGEESGGYAFRGHIPERDGILSGLLMLEFMVRKDLRPSELLSYLYSKVGEHFYHRRDVSYRADDRPKLQAKMEKVVGAKDIAGLKVKSVDATDGYKFRLDHGWLMIRFSGTEPLIRLYAEADSPQRVESLLDSAAEMLGV from the coding sequence ATGCCCATAAAGTTTGGCACCGACGGATGGCGCGCCATCATCGCCGAGGATTTTACCTTCGACAACGTGGCGCGCTGCGCCCAGGGTGTCGCGGGTTATCTCAAGGCCAGCGGCGCTTCGTCCAAGGGGCTGGTGGTGGGCCACGACACGCGGTTCGCCTCGCGGGAGTTCGCGCAGCGGGTCGCGGAGGTGCTGGCGGGGAACGGCGTGAAGGCGATGCTGTGCAATGGCGCGGCCCCCACGCCGGCGGTCAGTTACAACGTCCTGGCCCAGAAGGCGGCGGGCGCGGCCATTATCACCGCCAGCCACAACCCGGCCATCTGGAACGGGTTCAAGTACAAGCCAGAATACGCCGGCAGCGCCTCCTCCGAGGTAGTGGCGGAGTTGGAGCGGCACATAGAAAAATCTGGCAGGCCTGCGGTTATGCCATTGTCGGAAGCCCGTCAGCGGGGTCTGGTTAGGGAGATTGACCCACGGCCCGCGTATTTTCAGCAGATGAAGCGGCTGGTGGACCTGAACGCGATAAAAGGCTCTGGGCTTAACATAATGGTCGATGCTATGCACGGCGCGGGCGGCGGCTATGTTTCCGACCTGCTTAGTACTGGCAGGGTGTCACTGGAGGAGATGCGGGGCCAGCCCAATCCGGCTTTCCCGGGGATGCATAACCCGGAACCTATCGCCCACAACCTGACGGGACTTTCAAGCGCGGTTGTGGAGAGCAAAGCTGACGCTGGCATCGCCTTTGACGGTGACGCCGACCGCCTGGGGATCGTAGACGAGAAGGGGCAGTACATTAACACCCTCCAGGCCTTTGCTTTGCTAGCGCTTTACCTGCTGGATGTGAAGGGGGAGCGAGGAGCCATCGTAAAATCAGTGACGTCATCGGACATGCTGGTGAAGCTAGGGGATATATACAATGTGCCTGTGCTGGAGACCGGCGTGGGCTTCAAATACATCGGCCCGCAGATGATGAAACACAACGCGCTCATCGCCGGCGAGGAGAGCGGCGGCTACGCCTTTCGAGGACACATCCCGGAGCGGGACGGAATCCTTAGTGGCTTGCTGATGCTGGAGTTTATGGTGCGCAAGGACCTGCGGCCCTCGGAGCTTTTGTCATACCTTTACAGCAAGGTGGGCGAGCATTTCTACCACCGCCGCGACGTGTCGTACAGGGCCGACGATAGACCCAAGCTCCAGGCGAAGATGGAGAAAGTCGTCGGAGCCAAGGATATAGCGGGCTTGAAGGTGAAGTCGGTGGACGCAACGGACGGCTATAAATTCCGTTTAGACCACGGCTGGCTCATGATACGCTTCTCCGGCACCGAGCCCCTTATACGGCTTTACGCAGAAGCGGACAGCCCCCAACGAGTCGAGTCGCTGCTGGACAGCGCCGCGGAGATGCTGGGGGTCTAG
- the rpsM gene encoding 30S ribosomal protein S13, producing MVRIAGVDVPDNKRANIAISRLYGIGPFLADQVLAKAGIDGDIKPKMRELSEQQVDRIREIIDKEYRVEGDLRREHNGSIRRLIDIGSYRGLRHRRGLPVRGQRTKTNARTRKGPRKTVAGRGRKTGTAKK from the coding sequence ATGGTGCGTATTGCTGGAGTAGACGTTCCGGACAACAAGCGGGCCAACATCGCCATCTCCCGCCTCTACGGCATTGGCCCCTTCCTGGCCGACCAGGTGCTGGCTAAGGCCGGCATCGATGGCGACATCAAGCCCAAAATGCGGGAGCTTAGCGAGCAGCAGGTGGACCGCATTCGCGAGATCATCGACAAAGAATACCGGGTAGAAGGCGACCTGCGCCGCGAGCATAACGGCTCCATCCGCCGGCTTATCGATATCGGCTCCTACCGCGGCCTGCGGCACCGCCGCGGCCTGCCCGTCCGCGGGCAGCGCACCAAGACCAACGCCCGCACCCGCAAAGGCCCGCGAAAGACCGTGGCCGGACGCGGACGCAAGACCGGCACCGCCAAGAAGTAA
- the rpmJ gene encoding 50S ribosomal protein L36, whose translation MKVKASVKVRCDKCRVIKRKGAVRVICANPRHSQRQG comes from the coding sequence ATGAAGGTAAAAGCCTCAGTAAAAGTTAGATGCGACAAGTGCCGCGTTATTAAGCGCAAGGGCGCGGTGCGGGTCATCTGCGCCAACCCCAGGCATTCTCAGCGGCAAGGGTAA
- the rplM gene encoding 50S ribosomal protein L13, producing the protein MKRVSTYFAKNGEVTPSWQLIDATGETLGRLASRIVLKLSGKEKPTYTPNALTGDFVVVVNAAKIKVTGRKPEQKTYYHHTLYVGNLKEYNMGDLLKTHPDRVIKLAVKGMLPSTKAGREMLKRLKVYAGAEHEHQAQLAATTNK; encoded by the coding sequence ATGAAGCGCGTATCGACATACTTTGCCAAGAACGGGGAGGTGACGCCCTCCTGGCAGCTCATCGACGCCACGGGCGAGACCCTGGGCCGCCTGGCCAGCCGCATTGTGCTGAAGCTGTCCGGCAAGGAAAAGCCCACCTACACCCCCAACGCCCTGACCGGCGATTTCGTGGTAGTGGTCAACGCCGCCAAGATCAAGGTCACAGGCCGTAAGCCCGAGCAGAAGACCTACTACCATCACACGCTGTACGTGGGCAATCTTAAAGAGTACAACATGGGCGACCTGTTGAAGACCCACCCCGATCGAGTCATCAAGCTGGCCGTGAAGGGAATGCTCCCCTCCACCAAAGCCGGCCGCGAGATGCTCAAGCGCCTCAAAGTGTACGCCGGCGCGGAGCACGAGCATCAGGCCCAGCTAGCAGCCACAACTAATAAGTAG